The Dioscorea cayenensis subsp. rotundata cultivar TDr96_F1 chromosome 18, TDr96_F1_v2_PseudoChromosome.rev07_lg8_w22 25.fasta, whole genome shotgun sequence genome includes the window ACCATTCAAGTGTTACTCCATTACGTATCATAAGAAAGACGCTAGCAATGGAGTTTATGATGTCTGATGAGCTGCTTGGGACCTTTGTGCCGGTTTTTGTATACTGGTTTTACTCAGGTCTCTATGTTATTTTGGATGGCAAAGCCATGAACAAGTACCGTCTCCACACAAGAGTAGAAGAGGATGCTAAGAACCTAGTCTCGAAGCCTACTGTTGTCAAGGGTGTGCTCATCCAACAAGCATTCCAGATCGCTGTCTCCCTTTCCTTGTTCACGGTTAGTGATCCGACTGgctttgtaattaattttcttagacATATATGTGAAACCCTATTTGTGTGCTTATGGTCCATAAATTTTAATGCAGATCATAAGCTATGATAGTGGAACGGTGAAGCCACAGCCCAGTTTGTTGGTAATTGTGGTGCAGTTCTTGGTGGCAATGTTTGTGATGGATACATGGCAGTACTTCATACACAGATACATGCACATTAATAAATTCTTGTACAAGCATGTCCACTCCAAGCATCACACTCTTGTGGTGCCTTATGCCTTTGGAGCTTTATATAATCATCCCTTGGAAGGCCTTCTCCTAGACACTGTCGGCGGTGCTCTCTCCTTCCTTGTCACTGGCATGACTCCCCGGACCggaatcttcttcttctcctttgctACCATTAAGACTGTGGATGACCATTGTGGAGTGTGGCTCCCGGGGAATATCCTTCACTTGTTCTTCAGTAACAACAGTGCATACCATGATGTTCATCATCAGCTTTACGGTAGCAAATATAACTTCTCTCAGCCATTCTTTGTTATGTGGGATAAGATTCTTGGGACCTACATGCCTTATTCACTTGAAACGAGGAAGGAAGGCGGGTTTGAGGCAAGACCCATAAAGAAGGATTAGAGGGGACGGGAGGAACTATTCCCTGTTgtgaatatattataatatttttgtattgttatactttatttatttaaagtatttttgttgttcattTTAGTTTCCAGACATAGTTACTTTGCTTTTCACACACATGTTGATATGAGAATTAACATATTGATCTCTACCAATTTAATGGCGTTCTTTGGTTTGAAAAAAGTGCCCTGCATCATCAGTTCTGTAATCGCAAAACATAAGTGGTTGGTTAGATTTATGATATAAGATACTAGAGATGTGAGGTTAGGGTCTCTCGAGAGGTATTTATGGAATTTTTCTACGTTGAGAAATAGTGTTTCTTTTGTTCACTTTAGTGAGGTTGGAGGTTTCTTTAGTGATGGAGGTTGGAGGTTTCTTGTAAGATGGGAGTTCACAAAGAAGTGGATGTTAGATTTTGAGTTAATCTCATTGATAGGGTGTCTTCTGAGCTCATATTGGACTGAACATCTCCATAAGGCTTCATAATTATCTTTTGATTGATAGTGGGATATTTACTTCTGAGTTCATATGGTGTTTCTTTTCTTATGGGTGCCTAGAGTGTGATGAGCCACGTATTTGTTGCCTTTGTAAAGTATCCTTAGCGTAACAGTGTCACACTAGCCCAAGCCCATACAACCATTCACAAGAACAAcgccaaatataaaaaaacgaCACTATGATAAGAAAGGAAACTGCAGATAACTACTGTTGAGAGATTGAGATACAAAGACACAGATCAGCACCAAAAGAAAGCACAACAATCAGAGGAAGACATGGAGGAGAGAAGCTCTGTTAAACATTCTATATTGAATATACATGCTTGCCTTTTAAACTAAACCAAGTTGAGTCATAAGCCAGGTGCCATACGTTTACTTAACCCAATCGCTTCACACTTCTTCTGCCTTGAACTTATACTCTGGATCAGATGGGGAGATCTCAGCCGTACATAACTAACCTAACTAAGTTTAAAGACAAATTACAAACACTCACACTACACTAAAAAAGAGCTTTAGAGGCAATTTTCATGACTTATAGAGGCTGTTAAAACCTAGAGTGGTGAATTATTCACCCGCCTCTAAATCGGCTCGTATTAAGCCGGCTCTAGAGTTTAGAGCCGATGATACAACCGTTGggataaattaataactaaGGAAGCGGTTTTTAGAGACGGTTATACCCGCCTCAAAAGATAATTTACCTATTCAGATGGTTATAACTGCCTTATACTAATAGTTTTAGAaacggttataaccgcctctacaattaaaaatttaaactctaCTCATAGTTTTAGAGATGGTTATAACTGCCTCTACAATTAATAAGATTTTAACAACACTCATACTTTAAGAGGCTGTTATAAACGgctctacaattaaaattttaagttatagttttagagatggttataaccgtctctacAATTAATAAGGTTTTAACAACACTCATacttagaggtggttataactgcCTCTACAATTAATAAGGTTTTAACAACACTCATacttagaggtggttataatcgcctctacaattaaaattttaaaactccagttatagttttagaggcggttataaccccCTAAAAGACATGccaaataattagtttttaattaaatatatattatataatcaattaagaccctgtttttaataaattaaaaactcaCATTTTAATTGAATCCATCCATGACAGTGACCCAAGTTTCACTTGATCATTTCTAACACCTTTCGAACAACAACATCAAGTTATAgacttttaaagaaaaataatttgtttgaaatttgtatttCATCAACTCAGTAGAGTTTCCGATAATCAAACACAGCTCTTTTGTTGCCTATATAATGTAATACAGATAACATTTTCACATATGAAGCAAAACACCTCAAAATATCATCCACATGGATGTACTTAGTAGCAACTCCAGCTTGACAAATCACAAGTGCTAACTTGTGCTGTCAAAATAACATCTATCAAAAACCGTGTAACAGGCAAATGTCCACATCAGATTGATGTTGGGAACATGAGAAAAATAAGCAAACCTAAACCAAAATAAGCAAAGAGACAACTCGCAAACATTGAATTAAATAACCAGAAAATCTTATTTGTCAGCTAATCACAAAGAATCCTCATCATCATGCATTTGTCATTCTAAAATAATCACAAagaatcttcatcatcatttaatTTACTCATGCTAGTAAAAAGGGTCATAGAATTTAAATATTTCCGAACAGAAAAACAACTTTATTTAAGCTTTAATATGAATTGAATTATAATTTAGCTCTGCACACAATGCATTTAACAGTAAGTTGCACAAGAATTCAACATAAGCAAGCTAATAGGGAAGGCCCAAGTTCAAATCTTCCAAAACAAACTAGTTGGCTTAAACAAGATTAAAGCAAGAATATGCCACAAGTATGTTGAATAGAGAACCAATGAGAGCCATCACTAGACCCATTGGAAAAcaacaatttgaaaagaaaataatgaaaattgaaTTACTTGTACccaatctaaatttttttctagaaaCTTACCCCGAagtcaaagtaaaaaaaaactgatcAAATACTAATCACTTGGAAATTTTGAACCAACACCAAACTTGTCTTCCAAATGGATAAACACTTAtggggtgtttggttggatgtaatgtTAAATATAGTGGATTTCCAGTTATAATGTAACtagaaatacttggttttcaaaatatagtgcaatcaaatcttgtgtttggttaaaTATAACTAGAATTgatgtattataagattttatgtttgtttgaattgATTTGTAAGTCTGGAATTGAAAaacacatgtgtatatatatatatatatatgtgtgtgtgtgtgtgtgtgtatacatgtatatgagtattcatatgtgtgtgtatttgcatatatatatatatatatacgtagatgtatatgagtatatgtatatttgtgcatatatgcatatatatacatacatgtatatgtgtgtgtatatatgcatatatgcatacatatatgtatgtatacatatgtaGAAACacatatgtatgtttatataaatatataaatgtatatgtatatatatatgtgcataagtatatatatgtgtgtaatatgcatatgtgtatgtgtatatgtatatatttctgtatatgtatatatgtatgcctatgtgtatgtgtatatatatttttgtatatgtatgtatatatgtatatatatgcatatacattatATGTGTATGCATATACATTATATACATCACCTAAGGATTTTCAACTCCCGGGATTTCGACTTACAACCAATTTGGATGTAAGTCCAAATACATCCATTGGAGTAATTGGTTTTACCTTGTATTTtaaaatccctcaaaccaaatAAAGGATTTTTGGATGTGGTATTtgaagttacattgtaacttcaaatacttcaaaacaaacactaccttaattgaaaaggaaaaacgATCCAACTAGCATCAGTCAAATCTtcaacataaaatataataatccaTGGATTAAAATAATGATCATAATTGTAAGTTTTGAGCAGAAATAACTCTACTTTGAATGCTAATAACCAACAAACCTCTTGAGACACATGGTGCTTAGATTTTGTCCAATGACATCAGTCGACAGATGCAACATCTTCAACCTATGGAAATCATTACAAAAAGGCGttcaactttattttttaagaatgaAAAGAGATAAAAAGTAAGACAAATAATTTACTTCCTCGGCAGGTGCTTTAGATGTTCTACCATTAAAACTTCTTTCAGGGATAAACCCTCCAAATAACTCTTTCATATCAGTCAAATTTGCACTTAACCTCTCATATTTATCTTTCATCTCAGCTAACTCCAATTTAACATTCCCCAACTTTGCTTTATGAGTGTTGTCAGTAGTTGAAGCACTTGTGCTAGTGAATTTTGATATGACACTAAAATACCTAGTTGGAGTAGGTCCTAATCCCAAACCACACACTCTACCATTATGTTCAGCTCCATAaatcttttgaaatattatttcattgatttcattttcttcaaaatttgcacTTGACCTTGTGTAACTAACTTGAAGATCATGTGCGGCTTCCTGTAAGTTCaactaaatattatttaatttgcaTGAACTAAGTGAAAATGTATAATAATCTCAAAATAGTTACTGAAAAAATAGCTTTCGACCACAAGAAAAGGCACTAGAGggagagtaaattttttttgtcatttaaaTAACATCAGAACAAGCCTCTCAGTGCTGATAAACTGAATAATTACTCATATTCCAGCTAGTAGACAAATCACTAAAACAAATTCTAGCCAACTACAAGAAACACTAGACTAATAGTAAAATTTCCATCCTAAAAACAAGTAGGATATTCACTCCCATGCTCATGCCATCTTCATGCTTAACAATTTATCCTTATTTTAGATCAATTAGcaataaaccataaatttatttcttctgCATGCTCATGccatatttttcaaagaaataagGAAACAATCTTTCTTATATATGGATCACTCACTTACCAATTTCTTTCTAATTCTTCATTTACAtctaccatcttttttttttgggttccaTCCCACATTGTAAGACGATCCGGCTCTTTTCCCGTTTCATTTTCCTATTaaacaatcaaaactttaatcatttCATTCTAATATTAATTGTAAAAGAATAACTTACTATTTCTTTCCTAATTCGTGCAAAACTTTTTCACCACATGTATgtgcattgttttgtttttttgcatttcttttatttatttcaacaagttcctacataataaaaccATATTCcaattataaaagataaattaaactcaaatataagttataatagtaacaataataatttaaataaaacttataccAATTATCTCATTTCTTGGGTTATACCAATGATGAACAAGCCCAGGCCATTATTCATCAAGAACAGTTGAAGGTGGCTCCACTAAAACTCGCTCTTTTTCCTTTGGAATATAAAATTCTGCCTTCAAGTTACCTTTCCAATCTTTCCATTTCTTGTTTAGATTTTGCAAAATCCATATAACTATCTCTTGGGtataacaaaaatcaaattttgtctATCATCAagcattaatttaataataacaagcaacattaaccatgaatatgtgaaaagaaaaaaaaaagaagacaacataaaaaatattggaaaaaattACCATTATGAGTTTTAGACATTTCACTTTGTATGGAGTAAAATCTTCATGTCTCAAATTAGGAATGCTAATTGGAGCATAAGCACCATTCTTTGCAAGCACACCAAGTAAAGAACTTAGTGTGGCAGCATCTTTGGTGCATGGGACTCCATATTTATCTACCATAATTATAAACTTTTCCGTTGATGTCCAAACATTTGCCATTACTGTTTTTCCTCTATGTTGGGACTGTTTTTCTTGTGTACTAGCATCATTTTCTTGCCCAGTTGATTCATGATGTGAAGAAGTATGAGCTTCTAGTAGCTCCATAATCTTCAAGATTTTTGATCCTCGAGCCATGAGTTTTTctatacaaattttatatttattagattGCAATAACAATTTCACAATCCATTTCTGTTTTCATAACTCAAAAGTACTACTAAATGGAAGGCCACATGCCTCAATTTCCCCTGAACTCCACAAAATTCTTCAATTTAACCACCAATTACAAGTATAAAACTGTTATTTGCAAGAAAACTCAgtaaatacaaaatcaacactACAAAGCAGTggaatttaaacaaatattatcatCCAAAGTGTTTTCAATCCCcaatgattgattttttttttaataaaaaagaatattatcATCCAAATATCTACTTTGCAAATATTTACAGGAAGTTGTATGATGATATTGCAAAATTCTTATGCCATTTTGCAAACATGACAAAAAAGGGAGTTGTCTGCAAATATTCACACTAACTTACTAGGTATTTTCTCAACTAATCTTTTATTCTTCATATAGTTAATTAAGTGTTACTTAACACTTTTTTAAAGTAtccacacaatatatatatcactatatTAGTAcatttatacatatatgagaTGATATCATTTCCTTTATTCATTATCTTAATTAGTAAATATCTACTCTGCAATTGTTTCATTTCTTAAGTctctttcttcaattttttccaCAAGTTATCTATGTTGTGATATAGTCAGCAGTTTGAATTTTCTGCCAAATTGAAGGATCAATCTCAAAGCCCCCATTTAAATACTGATGATCaattttaattgcataataCAAAATTACAACTACGTtaattggaaaatgaaaatgatttcaAAACTATTGGAAAACTTGATGGGAGAGACACATAAGAATTGTCCATGTCTCGTACAGTTAATCTTGTACAGTTAACTTATGCTCTGACTTAATCAAAATGCATTAGCTAAATAGTTATGCTCCATctcataaaacaaaattacaacTAATGTTTATTGGAAAATGACTTTAACGCTGTAAGAAAACATTAATGGGAGAGACATTAGAAATGTCCATGTCTTGCATAGTTAACCTATGctttgatttaatcaaaatccaTTAGCTAACAGTTCAGCTCCATCtcataaaacaaaattagaactaAAGTTTATTGGAAAATGACTGCAACACTATGAGAAAACCTTGCTGGGAGAGACACACCAGACATCTCCATGTCTTGCAGAGTTAACCTATGCTCTGATTTAATGAAAATGCATTAGCTAACAGTTTTCTTCCTTCTCATAATGCAAAATTACAACTAAGTTAATTGGAAAATGATTTAAACCCTAAGGAAAAACCTTGATGGGAAATAACTAAAAGGctagtaaataattattacaaataaaattggttTTATGCAGCAACAATTTGCCAGCTAATAATTATAGATACATTTTCCACTATCAAAAGAAAACTTTGTACTCATAATCCAAAGTTTAGTACAAGGCCCATTACCAATCCTAAAGCTCTTGTTCATCAAGCATGGAAGtggaactatatatatatatatatatataatagcagGACAATTACACAAAGAAATCTATATCCATTACCATTAAGATCAAGCATGGAGAACCAGGAACAGgattaccaacaaaaaaaaaattaaacctttTCATCATAAACAATACCTTTTTAAAATCACTTATATTTAGAccaaaaatcattaaaaaacattaattaaacaaaaaaaagtattgAAATAAAGTTATGTAAAGGAAGTGAAGTATTTATTGACAAGATTCAAAAACATTAATGAAGAGCACCCTTATAAGGGTTAATTAAAGGCACATGCATAAGTTTGAATAAGTCTTACTCAAAGGACTATCTCAAAGACCACTTAATGAGTAACGTCAACACATATAATAcaaatagtttttatagtttttataaaatcttctacttttgcttcttttatttttggtgtgAATCTTACGGACTTTTGCTACTTGGTACCATTGCAAAGATGAACTATTTGCTAGCATCTTGTTATCCTAGAACCTCCacatataaaaatgtttttgcATCTCATTGGCATTCTCAGCATTTTGTGTATGGTATGTATATGGTTTGTGTAAAAAGGCTTTTCTAATCAGCATTCATAAGCCATGATAAAGTTCTACATAGTGGAAAATGTTACCTAGTATGTTTGACCATTGCCATCTTGTAATTTATGGTTGTATGTTCTACAACAAGAGAAGGGCTCAGACGAACATGAAGATGATGAGGGGGGAAGCAGCTAAAATTTTACCCACAATCACTCTCTAGTTAGACTTACATGGCTAGTTGAAAAcaagttaaaaagaaacaaagattaATGATCAAGGACATTAAAAATACacacaaaataacaaataatatatcaaCAACAAAACTTAAAAGTAGGGTAGTGGCATAGTAACTTTCTCAACTCTTGATTCTTGAGTTAaggtaaaacaaaattaacatgATAAAACAACGAACCTGTACACTATTGTTAACATGAATGCCATAAAAGTATCCGGATCTCGTATGGTTATCGAAGGGAAACTTAACCTCCTTCTTGCCCTAATTAGTGGACAGTGGTTAGTTAACAAATCTAGAACCAAGGCTATGCGAAATAAATCAAGGAAAAACGTAGATAAATAGcagaaaagaacaaaatataacaagctaaaaaccaacaaatatatttaaaacaaaaaaataaccaattaaggataaaaaaaacaaagtttcatcattcaaaaatacaagGCCATTACCAACATCTTTTCAATGGTCTATATCACCCATATCAAACAAATCCCTACGCCTAGTCTTAATAAGTATATACCAATTCCCATTCTTCAGATCTTGCACATAGAACACTTGTTCAATTTGAGATGAGAACACATAGGgatcatgctctaatttttcaCCGGTATGTATTATGCGAGAAAAATTAACAAGAGTGAACC containing:
- the LOC120282474 gene encoding sphinganine C4-monooxygenase 2-like; translated protein: MEFMMSDELLGTFVPVFVYWFYSGLYVILDGKAMNKYRLHTRVEEDAKNLVSKPTVVKGVLIQQAFQIAVSLSLFTIISYDSGTVKPQPSLLVIVVQFLVAMFVMDTWQYFIHRYMHINKFLYKHVHSKHHTLVVPYAFGALYNHPLEGLLLDTVGGALSFLVTGMTPRTGIFFFSFATIKTVDDHCGVWLPGNILHLFFSNNSAYHDVHHQLYGSKYNFSQPFFVMWDKILGTYMPYSLETRKEGGFEARPIKKD